A stretch of DNA from Methanofollis sp.:
GGCGCGGGCGGTCAGGGCGGTCACCGCCGCGGCAGGCGCCCTCTTCATCGTCAATGACCGCCTGGACGTCGCCCTGGCGGTCGGCGCCGACGGCGTCCACCTCGGCCAGGACGACCTCCCGGTGGAGGAGGCGCGGGTGCTCGCCCCGCCCGGTTTCATCGTCGGCCTCTCTGTCGGCGACGTCGCGGAGGCGGTGGAGTCCGTCGCCGGCGGCGCCGACTACGTCGCCCTCAGCCCCACCTTCTCGACCACCTCGAAGGCCGACGCCGGACCCGGCCACGGCCTTGCGACCCTCCGGGCGGTCCGGTCCGCAGTCTCCGTCCCCGTCCTCGCTATCGGCGGCATCGGCCCCGAGAACGTGGCCGATGTCATCGCCGCAGGCGCCGACGGCGTCGCCGTCATCTCCGCCGTCGTCGGGCAGGAGGACGTGACCGCCGCCGCCCGGACGATGAAAAACCTCGTCGCCGCCGCAAAGAGCGCCCCGCACCTCTCCGGCGCCCGTGAAAAGGCCGGGGACGATGGTGCGTTCTGAGAAGAGAATGAGGAACCGGAGGGATCTCCGGCGATGTATCCTCCCGGTCTGATGGTAGGGGGAAGATAGTGGATCGGCGCTCTCCACCGGGGGACTACCGCTGAAAATCTGAGATTTTCTTGTGCTCACTCCGTTCGCAGCCCCCGGCAGCGAAAATCTACGGTCAACGACAAATCATAGATTTGCCAGAACAGGAAAATCTTCGATTTTCCCGTATTTCTCGAATTCGCTGACGCTCATTTCCCCCGGTACCGGATAGGGGGTGGGATGGCAATCCCCCTCTTCGGATCTCTGTTCTGTCTTCCCCGGTCCAATCCTGAGCGGGGGTCCGGGGGCGTAGTCCCCCGGTTCAGATTTAGGGGAAGGCGGTTGATCAGTGTCTCTTGCCGGGGGGCTTTGCCCCCCCGTCCCCCCACCCTCAGGATAGGGGTGGGATGGCAATCTCTCTCCTCCGGATCTCCGATTCACTCTTCCCCGGTCCTATCCTGAGATCGGGGGTCCGGGGGAACGACCGGAGGGAGTCGAGAAGGTCGAAGACCTTCGCTGGACGAGCGACAGCGAGGGGTCCCCCGGTCTATACTATGGGGAAGGCGGTCGATCCTCGTCTCTCCCTTACTTCACCGCGAGCATCCTCTCGATCGCCGTCCGCGCCCTGTCGGCGACGTCCGCGGGGACGGTCACCCGCGGTTCGAGGGTGACGAGGGAGTGCCTGACCTTTTCGAG
This window harbors:
- the thiE gene encoding thiamine phosphate synthase, yielding MGYDLYVVTDREVGRGLSHLDQARLAVAGGADVVQMRDKTMNTSALLREARAVRAVTAAAGALFIVNDRLDVALAVGADGVHLGQDDLPVEEARVLAPPGFIVGLSVGDVAEAVESVAGGADYVALSPTFSTTSKADAGPGHGLATLRAVRSAVSVPVLAIGGIGPENVADVIAAGADGVAVISAVVGQEDVTAAARTMKNLVAAAKSAPHLSGAREKAGDDGAF